In the genome of Bacillus sp. S3, one region contains:
- a CDS encoding GlcG/HbpS family heme-binding protein yields the protein MTKMTLDLAKELIAGAEKEAKSIGVSMVISVVDEGGNLVAVHRMDDAWLASIDIAQNKAWTSVALKMPSANLADATVPAAELYGLNTTNNGRLVVFGGGIPLVHDGKVIGAVGVSGSTVPHDIQVAEAAVKVFNHKLLAV from the coding sequence ATGACCAAAATGACATTAGACTTAGCGAAAGAATTAATTGCAGGTGCTGAAAAAGAAGCAAAAAGCATTGGGGTTTCTATGGTTATTTCAGTAGTGGATGAGGGTGGAAATTTGGTTGCAGTCCACCGGATGGATGATGCTTGGTTAGCCAGCATTGACATTGCTCAAAATAAGGCATGGACATCAGTAGCTTTAAAAATGCCTTCAGCCAATTTAGCTGATGCCACCGTTCCTGCAGCTGAACTTTATGGTTTAAATACAACCAACAATGGCCGGCTTGTTGTATTCGGCGGCGGAATCCCACTTGTCCATGATGGAAAAGTTATTGGAGCAGTTGGGGTTAGCGGTAGTACCGTTCCACATGATATTCAAGTAGCAGAGGCTGCTGTTAAGGTATTTAATCATAAATTATTAGCAGTATAA
- the fdhA gene encoding formaldehyde dehydrogenase, glutathione-independent, producing the protein MAGNRAVVYKGPGRVAVEDISYPDLVLRDGPGVNPLNVGRKCDHGVILKVVTTNICGSDQHMVRGRTTAPSGLVLGHEITGEVIEVGRDVEFIKKGDLVSVPFNIACGRCRSCKEQNTHICENVNPDRPGSAYGYVDMGGWVGGQSEYVMVPYADFQLLKFPDKDQALEKILDLTMLSDIFPTGYHGAVSAGVKPGSTVYVAGAGPVGLAAAHSAQLLGASVVIVGDLNSERLAQARSFGCETVNLKEYPNLGEQIEQILGVPEVDCAIDCVGFEAHGHGAGAGEAPATVLNSIMEVTRAGGRLGIPGLYVTGDPGAIDADAKIGTLKVRLGLGWAKAHTFVTGQTPVMKYHRDLMMAILSGKAQIAKAVNATLISLNQAPGAYAEFDQGASKKFVIDPHGMLKS; encoded by the coding sequence ATGGCAGGAAACAGAGCGGTAGTGTACAAAGGCCCAGGACGTGTAGCTGTTGAAGATATTAGCTATCCTGACTTAGTTTTAAGAGACGGACCCGGAGTAAATCCTTTAAACGTTGGTCGTAAATGTGACCATGGAGTGATTCTAAAAGTCGTAACCACCAATATTTGCGGCAGTGACCAGCATATGGTGCGCGGGCGGACGACTGCTCCGTCAGGACTCGTTCTCGGTCATGAAATCACAGGTGAAGTCATTGAAGTTGGGCGTGACGTGGAATTTATTAAAAAAGGCGACCTTGTTTCGGTCCCATTTAACATTGCCTGCGGTCGCTGCCGCAGCTGTAAAGAGCAAAATACTCACATTTGCGAGAACGTGAATCCGGACCGTCCGGGCTCAGCTTACGGTTATGTCGACATGGGCGGCTGGGTTGGCGGCCAATCCGAATATGTTATGGTCCCTTATGCAGACTTCCAGCTGCTAAAATTCCCTGATAAGGATCAAGCACTAGAAAAGATTCTTGATTTAACGATGCTTTCCGATATTTTTCCAACAGGTTACCACGGAGCGGTAAGTGCTGGTGTAAAGCCTGGTTCCACAGTATATGTTGCTGGAGCTGGACCTGTTGGCTTAGCAGCGGCTCATTCTGCTCAACTTTTAGGGGCATCAGTGGTCATCGTCGGTGACTTGAATAGTGAGCGGCTGGCTCAGGCGAGGAGCTTCGGTTGTGAAACTGTTAATCTTAAAGAATACCCAAATCTTGGCGAACAGATTGAACAAATTTTAGGGGTTCCAGAAGTTGATTGTGCTATTGACTGTGTCGGCTTTGAAGCCCATGGACATGGCGCTGGTGCGGGCGAAGCCCCGGCAACTGTATTGAACTCGATAATGGAAGTTACCCGTGCCGGCGGACGCCTTGGGATTCCAGGACTTTATGTGACCGGCGATCCTGGCGCCATCGATGCAGATGCAAAAATTGGAACCTTAAAGGTTCGCTTAGGACTTGGCTGGGCAAAAGCACATACTTTTGTGACAGGTCAAACGCCGGTTATGAAATATCACCGCGACTTAATGATGGCCATCCTAAGCGGAAAAGCACAAATTGCCAAAGCTGTGAATGCTACTTTGATTTCTTTAAATCAAGCACCCGGTGCTTATGCTGAATTTGATCAGGGGGCTTCCAAGAAATTCGTCATTGACCCACATGGAATGTTAAAAAGTTAA
- a CDS encoding winged helix-turn-helix transcriptional regulator: MDDLRSEVKKKIENGEFNCEKEFTLSLISGKWKITIIYYLGTDGTLRFTEIKRLFPKITHKVLTTQIRELEEDGIVHRKVYPEVPPRVEYSLTELGQSLMPLVFMMYDWGKQHIKYFAKRE, translated from the coding sequence ATGGATGATTTACGATCGGAAGTAAAAAAGAAAATCGAAAATGGTGAATTTAATTGTGAAAAAGAATTTACTCTTTCCCTAATAAGCGGCAAATGGAAAATAACCATTATTTACTATTTAGGGACGGATGGCACTTTACGATTCACTGAAATTAAGCGATTATTTCCAAAAATTACACATAAAGTTCTTACAACCCAGATTCGAGAGTTAGAGGAAGACGGGATTGTCCATCGAAAAGTTTACCCTGAAGTTCCACCAAGAGTAGAATATTCACTAACAGAATTGGGTCAAAGCCTCATGCCCCTCGTCTTTATGATGTACGATTGGGGAAAGCAGCATATTAAATACTTTGCGAAGCGCGAGTAA
- the napA gene encoding nitrate reductase catalytic subunit NapA yields MELTRRSLLKATAVSMTLAAAGCSKKDKSSVLNSAQAASIEPDEWKTTVCRFCGTGCGILVGVKDRKIIATKGDPENRSNKGLNCIKGYYVGKILFGKDRLTKPLIREDKSKKGTMEGFREASWEEALDLVAKNMKEAYDADPKSVAFYGSGQQTIMEGYASVKLWKAGLLSNNIDPNARHCMASAVAGFMTTFQSDEPMGSYRDLDETDVYVTWGANMAEMHPVLYSRLTARKLKNSAVKHYDITTRQSRTSELADVVMIFRPQTDLAIANAIANYLIQNDLYDQTFVNEHTQFKAGTENLGHTFDDNYEATDVGKAADQDWVIPFEEFKTRVSEYTMEKAAEMSGVPAKDIEALAKEFADPKKKIMSLWTMGVNQHTRGTWMNNLIYNIHLLTGKISKPGSGPFSLTGQPSACGTAREVGVFSHRLPSDLVVKNPEHRRYTEMIWNLPQGYLDPIENPGMHTMKMFRELGNGKIKFLWSMSNNWGQTNPKLNRYRGKDANGKGVIDGFIVVSDVYPNRSTEMADVVFPAAMWVEREGQFGNAERRTSIFEKCVEPPGEAKWDLWAIVQVAKRVLDGKMIGDKPAFDVLFGMVWDKKKNDLLKDQHEVNRLLWEEYRLFTNPHEHPNKAAQELGAKLKMKAKQMAPYEEYLKQHGICWPVRNVDGKWLETNWRYSYGKQEDGFDQYGVEEFGHKGKYMDLDFYKSADHKPAILFRPFEEAAEVPDQEYPFWLCTGRVLEHWHSGTMTRRVPELHKAFPEALCEIHPDDAASLGVKTGDMVKVISRRGEVKVKATTTGRGNPPKGLIYVPFFAEETLINLVTLDCYCPISKQTDFKKCAVKIEKA; encoded by the coding sequence TTGGAATTAACAAGGAGATCTTTATTGAAAGCAACGGCTGTTTCTATGACGCTGGCAGCAGCGGGATGCAGTAAAAAGGACAAAAGTTCAGTACTAAACAGTGCACAAGCAGCAAGTATTGAACCAGATGAATGGAAGACCACTGTGTGCCGTTTCTGCGGTACAGGGTGCGGTATTTTAGTCGGTGTGAAGGACCGAAAGATTATTGCCACTAAAGGGGATCCGGAAAACCGTTCAAACAAAGGGCTAAACTGTATTAAAGGCTACTATGTCGGAAAAATCTTGTTTGGCAAAGACCGGTTAACAAAGCCACTGATTCGTGAAGATAAATCCAAAAAAGGCACAATGGAAGGATTCAGGGAAGCCTCGTGGGAAGAGGCATTAGACTTAGTCGCGAAAAACATGAAAGAGGCCTACGATGCTGATCCGAAATCCGTAGCTTTTTATGGGTCGGGACAACAAACGATTATGGAAGGGTATGCATCCGTAAAGCTATGGAAAGCAGGTCTGTTGAGCAATAATATTGACCCGAACGCCCGCCATTGTATGGCTAGTGCTGTAGCCGGCTTTATGACAACCTTCCAATCCGATGAACCGATGGGCTCCTATCGCGATTTAGATGAAACAGATGTGTATGTCACATGGGGAGCCAATATGGCGGAAATGCACCCGGTTCTTTACTCGCGCCTGACAGCTCGCAAACTGAAAAACAGCGCTGTCAAGCACTATGACATAACGACAAGACAGTCACGGACCTCGGAGCTTGCTGATGTCGTCATGATATTCAGGCCGCAAACTGATTTAGCCATTGCCAATGCCATTGCCAATTACCTGATCCAAAACGATTTATATGATCAAACATTTGTCAATGAACATACACAGTTCAAAGCAGGTACAGAAAACCTCGGTCATACCTTTGATGATAATTACGAAGCCACAGATGTGGGAAAAGCAGCTGATCAGGATTGGGTTATTCCCTTTGAAGAGTTTAAGACAAGGGTATCGGAATATACGATGGAAAAAGCAGCGGAGATGTCTGGTGTGCCTGCGAAAGATATTGAAGCGCTTGCAAAGGAATTTGCTGATCCTAAGAAAAAAATTATGTCCCTTTGGACAATGGGTGTCAATCAGCATACTCGCGGTACCTGGATGAACAATCTCATATATAACATTCATTTGCTTACAGGGAAAATTTCAAAGCCGGGCAGCGGTCCATTTTCGTTAACGGGTCAGCCAAGTGCCTGTGGAACGGCACGTGAAGTAGGGGTGTTCTCCCATCGATTGCCGTCAGACTTAGTTGTAAAAAATCCGGAACACCGCCGTTACACCGAAATGATTTGGAACCTGCCGCAAGGATATTTGGATCCTATTGAAAACCCGGGCATGCACACGATGAAAATGTTCCGTGAGTTAGGAAACGGCAAGATTAAATTTTTATGGAGTATGTCTAATAACTGGGGGCAGACAAATCCGAAGTTAAACAGATATCGCGGAAAAGATGCGAATGGGAAAGGTGTCATTGATGGATTTATCGTTGTTTCCGATGTGTATCCAAACCGCTCGACGGAAATGGCAGATGTGGTGTTCCCGGCAGCCATGTGGGTTGAGCGTGAAGGTCAATTCGGGAATGCTGAACGACGGACGTCGATTTTTGAAAAATGTGTGGAGCCGCCGGGTGAAGCCAAATGGGATTTATGGGCGATTGTTCAGGTAGCAAAGCGAGTGCTGGATGGAAAAATGATTGGTGACAAGCCGGCATTTGATGTTTTGTTTGGTATGGTATGGGATAAAAAGAAAAATGATCTTCTTAAGGACCAGCATGAAGTGAATCGCCTTTTGTGGGAGGAATACCGCTTATTCACGAATCCACATGAGCATCCAAATAAAGCAGCCCAGGAGCTCGGGGCCAAACTGAAAATGAAAGCGAAACAAATGGCTCCATATGAGGAATATTTGAAACAGCACGGGATTTGCTGGCCGGTCCGAAACGTGGATGGCAAATGGCTCGAGACGAACTGGCGCTATTCGTATGGGAAGCAGGAGGACGGCTTCGATCAATACGGGGTGGAGGAGTTTGGCCATAAAGGAAAATACATGGACCTCGACTTCTATAAATCGGCTGATCATAAACCGGCGATTCTGTTCCGGCCATTTGAAGAAGCGGCAGAAGTGCCGGATCAGGAATATCCATTCTGGTTATGTACGGGCCGGGTGTTAGAGCACTGGCACAGTGGAACGATGACAAGAAGGGTGCCAGAACTTCATAAGGCATTCCCGGAAGCGCTGTGTGAAATCCACCCTGATGATGCTGCCTCCCTGGGGGTTAAAACAGGGGATATGGTAAAAGTGATCTCGCGCCGTGGTGAAGTGAAGGTGAAGGCGACGACGACAGGACGCGGAAACCCGCCGAAGGGACTTATTTATGTACCATTTTTTGCTGAAGAAACATTGATTAATTTGGTGACATTGGATTGCTATTGCCCGATTTCCAAGCAGACAGATTTTAAAAAATGTGCTGTTAAAATTGAAAAGGCTTAA
- a CDS encoding nitrate reductase cytochrome c-type subunit — protein MKEKGILFILGFIIVLTAAIGATKLQWSLVSTETAAVVSTQPALVQLTEKGRPDSETMGLVSAPPLQPATHVDRWNPKAHQDSCLACHGKPDTGAPTPTAVHFYDNDTKGKVFRDNCIQCHAQQNETKTKTAFSK, from the coding sequence ATGAAGGAAAAGGGAATTCTTTTTATCTTAGGGTTTATCATTGTTCTTACTGCAGCTATAGGAGCTACAAAGCTTCAATGGTCGTTAGTGTCGACAGAAACTGCTGCTGTTGTAAGTACGCAGCCAGCGCTGGTGCAATTGACGGAAAAAGGGCGGCCAGATAGCGAAACCATGGGGCTCGTCAGTGCACCGCCGCTACAGCCGGCAACCCACGTAGACCGGTGGAATCCAAAGGCCCATCAAGATAGCTGTCTCGCCTGCCACGGAAAACCGGATACAGGGGCGCCAACACCAACAGCTGTCCATTTCTATGACAATGATACAAAAGGAAAGGTTTTTCGGGATAATTGTATTCAGTGTCATGCCCAGCAAAATGAAACAAAAACTAAGACGGCGTTTAGTAAGTAA
- a CDS encoding chaperone NapD, whose protein sequence is MVISGIFVETIPGQASLAAGQLALLNGVEIHHIHEEKKVILTIESDTVDQGYRTAERFKEIDGVLNICLVYTNFENELFYQEAAGEQ, encoded by the coding sequence ATGGTTATTTCGGGAATCTTTGTGGAAACAATTCCTGGGCAAGCGAGTCTTGCAGCAGGGCAGCTGGCTTTATTAAATGGGGTTGAAATCCATCATATTCATGAGGAGAAGAAGGTAATCCTGACGATTGAATCGGATACGGTCGATCAAGGCTATCGAACGGCAGAAAGATTTAAAGAGATTGATGGTGTGCTGAATATTTGTCTTGTGTATACAAATTTCGAGAATGAACTGTTTTATCAAGAAGCAGCTGGTGAACAATGA
- a CDS encoding 4Fe-4S dicluster domain-containing protein — translation MTERCNRREFLNLNWESTIGFLGNFLAPQLEIDRDFIRPPGAGSELEFLTSCTRCGKCQEVCPEQTICLFSLTSGAKLVNTPYVDPNESPCTFCLKCIEACPTEALNLADYKKRPAIGMVKVQRDSCLGNQQVMCDYCVRSCPVGGALTLVNGIPVVSEKHCTGCGICVASCIADGGALKVIGVF, via the coding sequence ATGACTGAGAGATGCAACAGAAGGGAATTTCTCAACTTAAACTGGGAATCGACAATTGGGTTTTTGGGGAATTTTCTTGCACCCCAGCTTGAAATCGACCGGGACTTTATACGTCCTCCTGGTGCGGGCAGTGAGCTAGAATTCCTTACTTCATGCACCAGATGCGGAAAATGTCAGGAGGTCTGTCCGGAGCAGACCATTTGTTTGTTTTCACTGACAAGCGGCGCGAAGCTCGTCAATACCCCTTATGTAGACCCGAATGAGTCACCATGCACATTTTGTCTAAAGTGTATCGAAGCCTGCCCGACGGAGGCTTTAAACTTGGCTGACTATAAAAAACGGCCCGCAATTGGAATGGTTAAAGTGCAAAGGGACAGCTGTCTTGGAAATCAGCAGGTGATGTGCGATTATTGTGTCCGTTCCTGCCCTGTTGGAGGTGCGCTTACGCTTGTTAACGGAATTCCGGTCGTGTCCGAAAAACACTGCACAGGCTGCGGCATCTGTGTTGCCAGCTGTATTGCTGACGGTGGGGCATTAAAAGTAATTGGAGTTTTTTAA
- a CDS encoding MmcQ/YjbR family DNA-binding protein, translated as MGHDRQIKSLHGNELLTKIREIAKKFPEVIEAVDKFGHTSFRVKDKPFVMMGENGDNLTLSIKTLKTTQQLLLQEQDRFFKTPYIGQHGWTSVSTNQKLNWNVIEGFILEGYLQAAPRNLSKGLMEALKNE; from the coding sequence ATGGGTCACGATAGACAAATCAAGTCTTTACATGGGAATGAGTTACTAACAAAAATTAGAGAGATTGCAAAGAAATTTCCCGAAGTAATCGAAGCTGTCGATAAATTTGGACACACATCTTTTCGGGTAAAGGACAAGCCATTTGTGATGATGGGCGAAAATGGGGATAACCTAACGCTATCGATAAAGACATTGAAAACAACCCAACAGCTATTATTGCAAGAGCAAGACCGTTTTTTCAAAACCCCTTACATCGGTCAGCATGGCTGGACGTCTGTCAGCACCAATCAAAAACTTAATTGGAACGTAATCGAAGGGTTTATTCTGGAAGGGTACCTTCAAGCGGCTCCTAGAAACCTTTCTAAGGGATTAATGGAGGCACTCAAGAATGAATAG
- a CDS encoding DNA-3-methyladenine glycosylase I, which translates to MNRCGWVNQDPLYIEYHDHEWGVPVYDDRLLFEYLNLEGAQAGLSWYTILKKRANYREAFDQFDAEKISRYDEGKITELLHNEGIVRNKLKINAVITNAKAYLRVIDEFGSFQTYIWSFVGGKQIQNHFKEMKDVPATTEISDKLSKDLKKRGFKFVGSTICYAFMQATGMVNDHIVSCDCYPGK; encoded by the coding sequence ATGAATAGATGCGGCTGGGTGAATCAGGATCCTTTATATATAGAGTATCACGACCACGAATGGGGAGTGCCGGTTTATGATGACCGGCTGCTATTTGAGTATTTAAATCTCGAAGGGGCCCAGGCCGGCTTAAGTTGGTATACGATTTTAAAAAAACGTGCGAATTACCGCGAGGCATTTGATCAGTTTGATGCAGAAAAAATTTCCCGCTATGACGAGGGAAAAATCACCGAGCTCTTACATAATGAGGGAATTGTCAGAAATAAGCTGAAGATTAATGCGGTAATTACCAATGCCAAAGCCTATTTAAGGGTAATCGACGAATTCGGGTCCTTCCAAACCTACATCTGGTCCTTTGTTGGCGGGAAGCAAATTCAAAATCATTTCAAAGAAATGAAAGATGTCCCGGCAACAACCGAAATTAGTGACAAATTAAGCAAGGATTTAAAGAAACGCGGCTTTAAATTTGTCGGCTCCACCATTTGCTATGCGTTCATGCAGGCAACAGGAATGGTGAATGATCATATCGTCAGCTGTGACTGTTATCCAGGAAAATAA
- a CDS encoding TetR/AcrR family transcriptional regulator: protein MPDREDKLVGEFPFVPKQERAQQKRNALIESGYALFNSKGYEQTTAKEIAAHAGVATGTFYRYFSDKRQLLMSLLEDKLEKFLPPEPSWAASDPESVMAALFESHYERLNEVGLRRVLPELLSKDSELAEVLGAARRKIHARIHDGLVQASEKGLTWRDLDLEMVSWAIMVLVENGQEKESQSGKKADYLEMSKVICRMVFPPDVLAEFRNSEKNKMGES, encoded by the coding sequence ATGCCAGACCGTGAAGATAAACTTGTAGGTGAATTTCCATTTGTCCCTAAACAGGAACGAGCGCAGCAAAAAAGGAATGCCCTGATTGAAAGCGGATATGCTTTATTTAATTCGAAAGGATACGAGCAGACAACCGCAAAGGAAATCGCCGCACATGCAGGGGTAGCAACCGGAACCTTTTACCGTTATTTTTCAGACAAGCGGCAGCTATTAATGTCGCTGTTAGAAGATAAATTAGAAAAGTTTCTTCCGCCTGAACCAAGTTGGGCTGCCAGTGACCCTGAATCTGTTATGGCCGCGCTTTTTGAATCACATTATGAACGGCTTAATGAGGTCGGACTAAGGCGTGTACTCCCAGAGCTGTTATCCAAAGATTCTGAACTTGCAGAGGTTCTAGGGGCCGCAAGGAGAAAAATCCATGCTAGAATTCACGATGGCTTAGTTCAAGCCAGTGAAAAAGGGTTAACCTGGAGGGATTTGGATTTAGAAATGGTCTCATGGGCTATCATGGTTTTAGTGGAGAATGGACAGGAAAAAGAGAGTCAAAGCGGAAAAAAAGCTGATTATCTTGAAATGTCAAAGGTTATTTGCCGGATGGTCTTTCCACCTGATGTTTTAGCGGAATTTCGAAACAGTGAAAAAAATAAAATGGGTGAATCATAA
- a CDS encoding GTP pyrophosphokinase family protein, producing the protein MDIEQVIDMKELKSLKVKLTRFMMAYKFALDEMNTKINILKDEFNYIHDYNPIEHVKSRLKSPESILKKVQRKGYAFSLPSIKENVRDIAGIRITCSFISDIYELAKMIGNQKDVRVIDYKDYIKNPKPNGYQSLHLILEIPIFMSDREELTYVEVQIRSIAMDFWASLEHKIYYKYNKAVPSKMIDELKDAALMAAQLDRKMERLHKEIREIKQADHEREEQFLNKEHINLAFLNDFLKK; encoded by the coding sequence TTGGATATTGAACAAGTTATTGATATGAAGGAGTTAAAATCGCTTAAAGTAAAACTAACACGTTTTATGATGGCGTATAAGTTTGCGTTAGATGAAATGAATACGAAAATTAATATCCTAAAAGATGAATTTAATTATATTCATGATTATAATCCAATAGAACATGTAAAATCGCGATTAAAATCACCGGAAAGCATTTTGAAGAAAGTGCAACGGAAAGGATATGCGTTTTCATTACCTTCCATTAAAGAAAATGTTCGGGATATTGCCGGGATTCGGATTACCTGTTCGTTTATTTCCGATATTTATGAGCTTGCGAAAATGATTGGGAATCAGAAAGACGTTCGGGTTATTGATTATAAAGATTATATAAAGAATCCAAAGCCGAATGGCTATCAAAGTCTTCATTTAATATTAGAAATACCGATCTTCATGTCCGATCGTGAGGAATTAACGTATGTAGAGGTGCAAATTCGGTCGATCGCCATGGATTTTTGGGCAAGTTTGGAACACAAGATTTATTACAAATACAACAAGGCAGTTCCAAGCAAGATGATTGATGAGCTTAAAGACGCAGCATTAATGGCAGCACAGCTGGATCGGAAAATGGAACGGCTGCATAAAGAAATAAGGGAGATAAAACAAGCTGACCATGAAAGGGAAGAGCAATTCCTTAATAAAGAACATATTAACCTTGCATTTTTAAATGATTTTTTAAAAAAATAA
- a CDS encoding CBS domain-containing protein encodes MKVKDFMVKDVISVNPESSIKDVMATFVEKKIGGVPIMKKDGTLCGMVTDGDLLRAIKPIDRRIPDYFSFITYVAEENMTDRLHELAHTEIGKIAKSHGIVTVHPDDDMKTVVDLLARHHFKKLPVVDESNHVVGVISRGDVIRNIQETIVKNME; translated from the coding sequence ATGAAGGTAAAAGATTTTATGGTGAAAGATGTGATTTCGGTAAATCCGGAAAGTTCCATTAAAGATGTGATGGCTACGTTTGTAGAGAAGAAAATTGGCGGCGTGCCCATAATGAAGAAGGATGGGACGTTATGCGGGATGGTAACGGACGGTGACCTTTTGCGGGCCATTAAGCCAATCGATCGTCGTATTCCAGATTATTTTAGCTTTATTACCTATGTCGCGGAGGAAAATATGACGGACCGCTTACATGAACTGGCTCATACAGAAATCGGTAAGATTGCCAAATCACATGGAATCGTGACCGTTCACCCAGACGATGATATGAAAACAGTGGTGGACCTGTTAGCTAGACACCACTTTAAGAAGCTTCCGGTTGTGGATGAATCGAACCATGTTGTTGGTGTCATCAGCCGCGGTGATGTCATTCGTAATATCCAGGAAACGATTGTTAAAAATATGGAATAG
- a CDS encoding metal-sensitive transcriptional regulator yields the protein MSLDRENEEELNDDSCCTHDGGHRKSHHSDKVKNNLVTRLNRIEGQIRGIKGLIEKDTYCDDVINQISATQSALNSVAKILLEGHMKSCVVERIQEGDYEVLDEVLVTIQKLMKK from the coding sequence ATGTCCTTAGACCGTGAAAATGAGGAAGAATTAAATGATGATTCCTGTTGTACACATGATGGCGGACATCGAAAAAGCCATCATTCGGATAAAGTGAAAAACAATCTGGTTACAAGGCTTAACCGGATCGAAGGGCAAATACGCGGGATTAAAGGCTTAATCGAAAAAGATACGTATTGTGATGATGTCATTAACCAAATCTCCGCTACCCAATCGGCGCTAAACAGTGTGGCGAAAATCTTACTTGAAGGCCATATGAAGAGTTGTGTCGTCGAGAGAATTCAAGAAGGTGATTATGAGGTTCTGGATGAGGTTCTCGTTACCATACAAAAACTAATGAAAAAATAA
- the copZ gene encoding copper chaperone CopZ: protein MENVTLDVSGMSCGHCVKAVEGSVGKLEGVKKVAVKLDQGQVDVEFDAKVVSLSTIKETIDDQGYDVK from the coding sequence ATGGAAAATGTTACATTAGATGTTAGTGGTATGTCTTGTGGCCATTGTGTAAAAGCAGTAGAAGGCAGCGTCGGTAAACTTGAGGGGGTAAAAAAGGTTGCCGTAAAGCTTGATCAAGGTCAAGTTGACGTCGAATTTGATGCAAAAGTGGTATCTCTCAGTACGATTAAAGAAACAATTGATGACCAGGGTTACGATGTAAAATAA